The following are encoded together in the Deinococcus soli (ex Cha et al. 2016) genome:
- the tyrS gene encoding tyrosine--tRNA ligase: MQEPAPIRWNLPVDEQIDLLRRGVVDLVSEDDLRRKLAKGQPLRVKLGADPTRPDLHLGHAVILRKMRQFQDLGHKVIMLIGDFTAMIGDPSGKSKTRPPLTLEQTRENAKSYLEQCRLILRQEPEVLEVRFNGEWLEPMGYADVIRLASRYTVARIMERDDFKKRFEGGVPIAVHELLYPLTQGYDSVALEADVELGGTDQLFNNLVGRALQRDYGQESQVVMTLPLLVGLDGTEKMSKSLDNYIGLTDEPHEMFAKLMKVPDPLLDNYFTLLTDLPRPRIEELLAGHPVAAHRELAREVVAWFHPDADLDAAEARFRSVARGGIPENIPSVTVPAAELANSADPERISLVKLVVLAGLEPSNGAARKLMQNRGLKLNGEVVTDAQASLTREQLCAEGGVVIQKGKDKFARLVLGS; encoded by the coding sequence ATGCAAGAACCCGCCCCCATTCGATGGAACCTGCCCGTGGACGAACAGATCGACCTGCTGCGCCGCGGCGTCGTGGATCTGGTGTCCGAGGACGACCTGCGCCGCAAACTCGCCAAGGGCCAGCCGCTGCGCGTGAAGCTGGGCGCCGACCCGACCCGCCCGGACCTGCACCTGGGGCACGCCGTGATCCTGCGCAAGATGCGCCAGTTCCAGGACCTGGGCCACAAGGTGATCATGCTGATCGGGGATTTCACCGCGATGATCGGCGACCCCAGCGGCAAGAGCAAGACCCGCCCGCCGCTGACGCTGGAGCAGACCCGCGAGAACGCCAAGAGCTACCTGGAGCAGTGCCGCCTGATCCTGCGTCAGGAACCCGAGGTGCTGGAGGTCCGCTTCAACGGCGAGTGGCTGGAACCCATGGGGTACGCCGACGTGATCCGCCTCGCCAGCCGCTACACGGTGGCGCGCATCATGGAACGCGACGACTTCAAGAAGCGCTTCGAGGGTGGCGTGCCCATCGCCGTGCACGAACTGCTCTACCCGCTGACGCAGGGTTACGACTCCGTGGCGCTGGAGGCCGACGTGGAGCTGGGCGGCACCGATCAGCTGTTCAACAACCTCGTGGGGCGCGCGCTGCAGCGGGATTACGGGCAGGAGTCGCAGGTGGTGATGACCCTGCCGCTGCTGGTCGGCCTGGACGGCACCGAGAAGATGTCCAAGAGCCTCGACAACTACATCGGCCTGACCGACGAACCGCACGAGATGTTCGCGAAACTGATGAAGGTCCCCGATCCGCTGCTGGACAACTACTTCACGCTGCTGACCGACCTGCCCCGCCCCCGCATCGAGGAGCTGCTGGCCGGGCATCCGGTCGCCGCACACCGCGAACTGGCGCGCGAGGTGGTGGCGTGGTTCCATCCCGACGCGGACCTGGACGCCGCCGAGGCCCGCTTCCGCAGTGTCGCCAGGGGTGGCATCCCCGAGAACATCCCGTCCGTGACGGTCCCGGCGGCGGAACTGGCGAACAGTGCCGATCCCGAGCGGATCAGCCTGGTGAAACTGGTCGTGCTGGCGGGCCTGGAACCCAGTAACGGCGCGGCCCGCAAGCTGATGCAGAACCGGGGCCTGAAGCTGAACGGGGAGGTCGTGACGGACGCGCAGGCCAGCCTGACCCGCGAGCAGCTCTGTGCAGAGGGCGGCGTGGTCATTCAGAAGGGCAAGGACAAGTTCGCGCGACTGGTGCTGGGGTCCTAA